In one Pseudomonas purpurea genomic region, the following are encoded:
- a CDS encoding NADP-dependent glyceraldehyde-3-phosphate dehydrogenase translates to MSTESILSPLFPAAADVPEKYRFAQPIEQREYLVDGVLETWKGPLAVVRSPVYLAGEHGDEQVILGSTPLLDADTALTALDAAVRAYDRGQGHWPTLRVAERIQHVEAFLACMREQREAVVTLLMWEIGKNLKDSEKEFDRTCDYIVDTINALKELDRRSSRFELEQDTLGQIRRVPMGVALCMGPYNYPLNETFTTLIPALIMGNTVVFKPAKLGVLLIRPLLEAFRDSFPAGVINVIYGSGRETVSALMASGKIDIFAFIGTNKAASDLKKLHPKPHRLRAALGLDAKNPGIVLPEVDLDNAVNEAVTGSLSFNGQRCTALKILFVHEDVVDAFIEKFNRKLATLKPGMPWESGVSLTPLPESGKVDYLHALVADAVSKGASIVNAHGGESRHSFFYPAVLYPVTTDMRVYQEEQFGPVVPIVPYRDLDTVIDYVLESDFGQQLSIFGTSAAQVGRLVDTFANQVGRININAQCQRGPDTFPFNGRKNSAEGTLSVHDALRVFSIRTLVATKFQESNKELISDIIRGRESSFLTTDYIF, encoded by the coding sequence ATGAGCACAGAAAGCATCCTCTCGCCGCTGTTTCCAGCGGCCGCCGATGTTCCGGAAAAATACCGTTTCGCCCAGCCGATCGAACAGCGCGAATACCTGGTCGATGGCGTCCTTGAAACCTGGAAAGGTCCATTGGCGGTGGTGCGCAGCCCGGTCTACCTGGCAGGCGAGCACGGCGACGAGCAAGTCATCCTCGGCAGCACGCCGCTGCTCGATGCCGACACCGCGCTGACCGCCCTCGACGCGGCCGTCCGCGCCTATGACCGCGGCCAGGGGCACTGGCCGACCCTGCGCGTCGCCGAGCGGATCCAGCATGTCGAAGCGTTCCTGGCGTGCATGCGCGAACAGCGTGAGGCCGTGGTCACCCTGCTGATGTGGGAGATCGGCAAGAACCTCAAGGACTCGGAAAAAGAATTCGACCGCACCTGCGACTACATCGTCGACACCATCAACGCCCTCAAGGAACTCGACCGCCGCTCCAGCCGTTTCGAGCTGGAACAGGACACCCTCGGGCAAATCCGGCGCGTGCCGATGGGCGTGGCCCTGTGCATGGGGCCTTATAACTACCCGCTGAACGAGACCTTCACCACGCTGATTCCGGCCCTGATCATGGGCAACACCGTGGTGTTCAAACCGGCCAAGCTCGGCGTGCTGCTGATTCGTCCGTTACTCGAAGCGTTCCGCGACAGTTTCCCGGCCGGTGTCATCAACGTGATCTACGGCAGTGGCCGGGAAACCGTGAGCGCGCTGATGGCCAGCGGCAAGATCGACATCTTCGCCTTCATCGGCACCAACAAAGCCGCCAGCGACCTGAAGAAGCTCCACCCCAAACCGCACCGCCTGCGCGCCGCGCTGGGACTGGATGCAAAGAACCCCGGCATCGTCCTGCCCGAGGTCGACCTCGACAACGCGGTCAACGAAGCAGTGACCGGCTCACTGTCGTTCAACGGCCAGCGCTGCACAGCGCTGAAAATCCTCTTCGTGCACGAAGACGTGGTCGACGCCTTCATCGAGAAATTCAACCGCAAACTGGCGACCCTCAAACCCGGCATGCCCTGGGAAAGCGGCGTTTCGCTGACCCCGCTGCCAGAGTCGGGCAAGGTCGATTATCTGCACGCGCTGGTGGCCGACGCCGTGAGCAAAGGTGCGAGCATCGTCAACGCCCACGGTGGCGAATCCCGTCATTCGTTCTTCTACCCGGCGGTGCTGTACCCGGTGACCACCGACATGCGCGTGTATCAGGAAGAGCAGTTTGGCCCTGTCGTGCCCATCGTTCCTTACCGTGACCTGGATACAGTGATCGATTACGTACTGGAGTCAGACTTCGGCCAGCAATTGAGTATTTTCGGCACCAGCGCGGCACAAGTCGGGCGACTGGTGGACACCTTCGCCAACCAGGTCGGACGTATCAACATCAACGCCCAATGCCAGCGCGGCCCGGACACGTTCCCGTTCAATGGCCGAAAAAACTCGGCTGAAGGCACGTTGTCGGTTCACGATGCCTTGCGGGTCTTTTCGATTCGCACCCTGGTGGCAACCAAATTCCAGGAGAGCAACAAAGAGCTGATCAGCGACATCATTCGTGGACGGGAGTCGAGTTTCCTGACCACCGACTACATTTTCTGA
- a CDS encoding DMT family transporter — protein MDKTIRRGSLEMTAAMLISGTIGWFVLVSGLPVLDVVFWRCVFGAGTLLVICAVLGFLRPGILTRTTFALAVLSGVAIVGNWVLLFASYSRASIAIGTAVYNVQPFMLVGLAALFLGEKITAQKLFWLAVSFLGMLAIVSAHGDTGAGGEAYFLGIGLALGAALLYAIAALIIKRLSGTPPHLIALIQVCTGVLLLAPWANFSALPQSAQAWGSLLTLGIVHTGVMYVLLYGAIQKLPTALTGALSFIYPIAAIFVDWFAFGHRLELLQWVGVIAILLAAAGMQQGWGFKFRKALVQ, from the coding sequence ATGGACAAAACGATTCGCCGCGGTTCACTGGAAATGACCGCAGCCATGCTGATTTCCGGAACCATTGGCTGGTTCGTGCTGGTGTCCGGCCTGCCGGTGCTGGACGTGGTGTTCTGGCGCTGCGTGTTTGGCGCAGGCACCTTATTGGTGATTTGCGCAGTGTTGGGCTTTTTGCGTCCCGGCATTCTGACGCGCACCACGTTTGCGCTGGCTGTGCTCAGCGGGGTGGCCATCGTTGGCAACTGGGTGCTGTTGTTTGCCTCTTACTCGCGTGCGTCGATCGCCATCGGCACGGCGGTCTACAACGTGCAACCGTTCATGCTGGTCGGGCTGGCGGCGTTGTTTCTGGGTGAAAAAATCACCGCGCAAAAGCTGTTCTGGCTGGCGGTGTCGTTTCTCGGGATGCTCGCGATTGTCAGTGCCCACGGGGACACAGGCGCGGGAGGCGAGGCTTATTTTCTGGGGATCGGTTTGGCATTGGGGGCTGCGCTGCTGTATGCCATTGCCGCACTCATCATCAAGCGTCTGAGCGGGACGCCGCCGCACCTGATCGCATTGATTCAGGTGTGCACCGGCGTGCTGCTGCTCGCGCCCTGGGCGAATTTTTCGGCGTTACCGCAAAGCGCTCAGGCCTGGGGCAGCTTGCTGACTCTGGGCATCGTCCATACCGGCGTGATGTATGTGCTGCTCTACGGCGCGATTCAGAAACTGCCGACGGCACTCACCGGCGCGCTGTCGTTCATCTACCCGATTGCGGCGATCTTCGTCGACTGGTTCGCCTTCGGCCATCGCCTGGAACTGTTGCAGTGGGTGGGCGTCATCGCAATTTTGCTGGCGGCCGCGGGCATGCAGCAAGGCTGGGGTTTCAAGTTTCGTAAAGCGTTGGTGCAGTGA
- a CDS encoding Lrp/AsnC family transcriptional regulator: MTDDIDQRLISALMEDSRRSLKALAQISGLSSPSVAERLRRLEERGVLKGYTVDIDPRCFGYQLQAIVRIRPLPGQLQNVERQIQAIPEFTECDKVTGDDCFIARLHVRSMEQLDTLLDRLNTCAETNTAIVKKTPVKRRLPPMA; this comes from the coding sequence ATGACTGACGACATTGATCAACGGCTGATTAGCGCCCTGATGGAAGACTCCCGGCGCTCGCTCAAAGCCCTGGCGCAGATCAGCGGGCTGTCGTCACCCAGTGTGGCCGAACGCTTGCGACGACTGGAAGAGCGCGGCGTACTCAAGGGCTACACTGTCGACATCGACCCGAGATGTTTCGGCTATCAACTTCAAGCCATCGTGCGTATCCGCCCGTTGCCGGGACAACTGCAAAACGTGGAGAGGCAGATCCAGGCCATTCCCGAATTCACCGAGTGCGACAAGGTTACCGGCGACGACTGTTTCATCGCACGCCTGCACGTACGCTCGATGGAGCAACTGGACACCCTGCTCGACCGCTTGAACACCTGTGCGGAAACCAACACCGCAATCGTCAAGAAAACGCCCGTAAAACGCCGACTGCCCCCGATGGCCTGA
- a CDS encoding YceK/YidQ family lipoprotein — protein MKRLAMLLGGLTLAGCGTVDTVFRDDSLARQQLKDQKSYCNTVPRVYSGVAYDFCRLHSPRPAKDENSQENALAQGMVIDMVLSGALDTLLLPYTLIQQQADGSLVLAD, from the coding sequence ATGAAAAGATTGGCGATGTTACTGGGTGGGCTGACGCTGGCCGGCTGTGGCACCGTTGACACGGTGTTCCGGGATGACAGCCTCGCCCGCCAGCAACTCAAGGACCAAAAGAGCTATTGCAACACCGTACCGCGGGTCTACAGCGGCGTGGCTTATGACTTTTGCAGGCTGCATTCGCCGCGTCCGGCCAAGGATGAAAACAGCCAGGAGAACGCTTTGGCCCAAGGCATGGTTATCGACATGGTGCTGTCCGGCGCGCTCGACACCTTGCTGTTGCCCTACACGCTGATTCAACAGCAGGCCGATGGCAGCCTGGTCCTTGCCGATTAG
- a CDS encoding DUF2388 domain-containing protein codes for MMADYWDVAKKTAGALGLLWCCNAQGLGDGPTNMDPGLLVLSATTVGPFILTGMATLAPTKLSEESSDASNDRKQVLVYARDDAAAFIATQGKYRGAYLESALGWVREQGTAGASSDIELAHQILLQSFVGSGAEPAI; via the coding sequence ATGATGGCTGATTACTGGGATGTTGCGAAAAAGACGGCAGGTGCTTTAGGACTTCTTTGGTGCTGTAACGCTCAGGGTCTTGGCGACGGCCCCACCAACATGGACCCCGGACTATTGGTGTTGAGCGCCACCACGGTCGGACCATTTATTCTCACAGGAATGGCCACTCTAGCGCCTACGAAGTTGAGTGAGGAATCGAGCGACGCCTCGAACGACCGAAAGCAGGTGCTGGTCTACGCCAGAGACGACGCCGCGGCGTTCATCGCAACCCAAGGGAAGTACCGTGGCGCTTATCTGGAGTCCGCTCTTGGCTGGGTTCGCGAGCAAGGGACCGCCGGGGCGTCGAGTGATATCGAACTTGCCCATCAAATTCTGCTGCAGAGCTTTGTCGGGTCAGGTGCGGAGCCAGCCATCTAG
- a CDS encoding Bax inhibitor-1/YccA family protein, whose protein sequence is MREQDYAVNNSVQAEQLEVSRVLRNTYGLLALTLAFSGVMAFVAQQMRVGYPNIFVVLIGFYGLFFLTNKLRDSAWGLVSAFALTGFMGFLLGPILNRYLGMQGGAEVVSSAFAMTALVFGGLSAYVLITRKDMSFLGGFITAGFFVLLGATLAGIFFQISGLQLAISAGFVLFSSVCILFQTSAIIHGGERNYIMATISLYVSIYNLFISLLQLFGIMSRDD, encoded by the coding sequence ATGCGCGAACAGGATTACGCAGTTAATAACAGCGTGCAGGCTGAGCAGCTAGAGGTTAGCCGCGTCCTGCGCAACACTTACGGCTTACTCGCACTCACCCTCGCATTCAGCGGCGTGATGGCGTTCGTCGCTCAGCAGATGCGTGTCGGTTACCCGAACATTTTCGTCGTGCTGATCGGCTTCTATGGCCTTTTCTTTTTGACCAACAAGCTCCGTGACTCGGCCTGGGGCCTGGTGTCGGCTTTTGCCCTGACCGGTTTCATGGGGTTCCTGCTCGGTCCGATTCTCAATCGTTACCTGGGCATGCAAGGCGGCGCTGAAGTTGTCAGCTCGGCTTTTGCCATGACGGCACTGGTGTTCGGCGGCCTGTCTGCCTATGTGCTGATTACCCGCAAGGATATGAGTTTCCTGGGTGGCTTCATCACCGCTGGCTTTTTTGTTCTGCTGGGTGCGACCCTGGCGGGCATTTTCTTCCAGATCAGCGGCTTGCAGTTGGCGATCAGCGCGGGCTTCGTGCTGTTCTCTTCGGTCTGCATTCTGTTCCAGACCAGCGCCATCATCCATGGCGGCGAGCGCAACTACATCATGGCCACCATCAGCCTGTATGTATCGATCTACAACCTGTTCATCAGCTTGTTGCAGCTGTTTGGCATCATGAGCCGCGATGATTAA
- a CDS encoding DegT/DnrJ/EryC1/StrS family aminotransferase, whose translation MQVVPGPVDGQWRAREADRLPCSSWLAQFYGRSHGALLGSGTAALELALRQLGVTATWRVAVPAATCHQVVAAVLNAGAVPVIIENAAELLLSSQALAPHVNSLDAVIAVHQYGLPCDIPALRRLLGERLPIIEDSAGAWDLSRPGASRVVTSLGHGKALDIGGGGALFSDIPVDGDIDVWSPGQRSRSSPASSPALSIHALPALMPAVATAQARSQRLRPQMPGLLARLQDYGLEPWAPEGSVAPNWQFIPIRTRELQLFERLRYSPHAEALGVCAPASGALRELPMLRSYGEVAQGPEPSLELRRNWILLDPLAALDHLRRLAAWAGGYR comes from the coding sequence GTGCAAGTAGTCCCGGGTCCTGTCGATGGCCAGTGGCGGGCACGGGAGGCCGATCGGCTGCCGTGCTCGTCCTGGCTCGCGCAGTTCTATGGGCGTAGCCACGGCGCCTTGCTCGGTTCCGGTACCGCGGCGCTGGAACTGGCGCTGCGCCAACTGGGCGTCACCGCCACCTGGCGGGTCGCGGTTCCGGCCGCCACCTGTCATCAGGTGGTAGCGGCCGTCCTTAATGCCGGCGCGGTACCGGTGATTATTGAAAACGCCGCCGAATTGCTGCTCAGCAGCCAAGCCCTGGCGCCTCATGTGAATAGCCTAGACGCGGTGATCGCGGTCCACCAATACGGTTTGCCCTGCGATATCCCGGCCCTGCGCCGGCTGCTGGGCGAGCGCCTGCCGATCATCGAAGACAGCGCCGGCGCCTGGGATCTCAGCCGCCCCGGCGCCTCGCGGGTCGTCACCTCCCTGGGCCACGGCAAAGCCCTGGACATCGGCGGCGGTGGCGCGCTGTTCAGCGATATCCCGGTGGATGGAGATATCGACGTCTGGTCGCCGGGCCAGCGTTCCCGCTCATCTCCGGCGTCGAGCCCAGCCTTGTCGATCCACGCCCTGCCGGCGCTGATGCCAGCCGTTGCCACGGCCCAGGCACGCAGCCAGAGGCTCAGGCCGCAGATGCCTGGGCTGCTGGCCCGTTTGCAGGATTACGGCCTAGAGCCCTGGGCCCCTGAAGGATCGGTGGCGCCGAACTGGCAATTCATCCCGATCCGCACCCGAGAGCTGCAACTGTTCGAACGCCTGCGCTACAGCCCTCATGCCGAAGCCCTGGGCGTCTGCGCCCCGGCCTCCGGTGCGCTGCGGGAACTGCCCATGCTCCGCAGCTATGGCGAGGTGGCCCAGGGGCCGGAACCCAGCCTAGAGCTGCGTCGCAACTGGATCCTGCTGGACCCGCTCGCCGCCCTCGACCACCTCAGACGCCTCGCCGCCTGGGCCGGAGGCTATCGATGA
- a CDS encoding transposase: protein MPNRCWMRLTFQGLRGRPRKRCRWLLADKGYDAEALRRYCDRYRMQPVIPLRSMKRKPKPGLPRLFDRPKYRQRNIIERMFGWLKENRRIVTRFDKLAKSYAAMVSLACAMRCLRHYFSYRA, encoded by the coding sequence ATGCCCAACCGTTGCTGGATGAGGCTTACATTCCAGGGCCTGCGCGGTCGTCCCCGCAAGCGCTGCCGCTGGTTGCTGGCCGACAAGGGCTATGACGCCGAAGCCCTGCGCCGCTACTGCGATCGTTATCGGATGCAGCCGGTAATCCCGCTGCGCAGCATGAAGCGCAAGCCGAAGCCGGGCTTGCCAAGACTGTTTGATCGCCCCAAGTACCGGCAGCGCAACATCATTGAGCGCATGTTCGGGTGGCTGAAGGAAAACCGCCGCATCGTTACGCGCTTCGACAAACTCGCGAAAAGTTATGCAGCGATGGTCTCACTGGCTTGTGCCATGCGGTGTTTGCGACATTATTTTTCGTACAGAGCCTAG
- a CDS encoding IS5 family transposase has translation MAKRYELPDAAWDLVADIFSEPRRNGRPRADDRLMLNGVLWVFCSGAAWRDMPERFGPWSTVYQRFRDWRNRGSFDQMLKRLHIRLNEQGLIDLETWMIDSTAVRATRASSGAGKKGGLKNRKTMHSGAVGAA, from the coding sequence ATGGCCAAACGGTACGAACTCCCCGACGCAGCCTGGGATCTGGTTGCAGACATCTTCAGTGAACCCCGCCGAAACGGACGCCCACGGGCAGATGATCGGCTGATGCTCAACGGCGTGCTATGGGTGTTCTGCTCAGGAGCCGCCTGGCGTGACATGCCCGAGCGCTTCGGCCCGTGGTCAACGGTGTATCAACGCTTTCGCGACTGGCGTAATCGCGGGTCTTTCGACCAGATGCTCAAGCGACTTCACATCCGATTGAACGAGCAAGGCTTGATCGATCTGGAAACCTGGATGATCGACTCCACTGCTGTTCGTGCAACCCGAGCCTCATCAGGCGCCGGGAAAAAAGGGGGCCTGAAGAACCGCAAGACCATGCACTCGGGCGCAGTCGGGGCGGCCTGA
- a CDS encoding LysR family transcriptional regulator has translation MELLNDMALFVEVVKARSFRRAAEAMRMPNSTLSRRISTLERAIGLRLLNRTTRKIELTEAGQLYFDRCKRIVEEARLAHEQLSEMLAQPSGVLRVSLPVDFANIYLAPLIAEFARLYPGISFELDLTPRQVDLVSEPVDVVIRMGEPAVSNLIARPIARLSRYAYASPRYLEIAGEPSHPNDLTQHECLRLRSSKSDIWTLHNTQEALEIKVGSRFLINSVGMLRRLATLDLGVIIMEEEIVADDLANNRLRRVLPQWQASSVPVYAITETRLLPAKTQRFIEFLRERLGQF, from the coding sequence GTGGAGCTGCTGAACGATATGGCGCTGTTCGTCGAGGTAGTCAAAGCTCGGAGTTTCCGCCGAGCGGCTGAAGCAATGAGGATGCCGAACTCCACGCTTTCGCGTCGTATAAGCACGCTGGAGAGGGCAATAGGGTTGCGATTGCTGAACCGCACCACGCGCAAAATTGAGCTGACAGAAGCGGGGCAATTGTATTTCGACCGCTGCAAGCGAATTGTCGAAGAGGCCCGTTTAGCCCACGAGCAACTGAGCGAAATGCTCGCGCAACCGAGTGGCGTCTTGCGTGTTTCATTGCCTGTGGATTTTGCCAATATTTACTTGGCTCCCTTGATTGCTGAATTTGCCCGTCTCTATCCTGGTATCAGTTTCGAATTGGACCTGACGCCACGGCAGGTCGACTTGGTAAGCGAACCGGTTGATGTCGTCATTCGCATGGGCGAGCCTGCAGTCTCTAACCTGATCGCTCGCCCGATCGCTCGTCTTTCGCGTTATGCCTACGCCTCACCGCGATACCTTGAAATTGCTGGTGAGCCGAGCCATCCCAACGACCTGACACAACATGAGTGCCTGCGTCTTCGCTCATCGAAGTCGGATATCTGGACGCTGCATAACACGCAGGAAGCATTAGAGATCAAGGTCGGTAGCCGTTTCTTGATCAACAGCGTGGGAATGCTGCGGCGCTTAGCCACACTTGATCTTGGCGTTATTATCATGGAAGAGGAAATCGTGGCGGACGACTTGGCCAACAACCGATTGCGCAGAGTACTGCCCCAGTGGCAAGCCTCCTCGGTTCCGGTGTATGCCATAACCGAAACAAGGCTTCTACCGGCCAAGACCCAGCGATTCATCGAGTTCTTGAGAGAGCGGCTAGGGCAGTTCTAA
- a CDS encoding alkene reductase encodes MISLFSPVQVGRNTLSNKLVMAPMTRSRADAFGAPGNLATEYYSQRASVGLIVTEGAQPSDEGQGYLNTPGIYTDAHVAGWKKVISSVHAADGHIFIQLMHAGRMSHPDNTLHQRQGVAPSAIQPATSMFTSKGMQPIPVPRTMTVGDIRQTIEDFRFAARQAIAAGADGVEVHGANAYLIQQFFAPSANTRTDEYGGSIENRARFALEVVAAITEEIGADRTAIRLSPGTTIWGIDEGIEGPDLYRYLVAELDKMNLAYLHVMHQGHEQLLVDIRSLWKRTLILNRPGRSREDIGLDVASGLADLESYGQMVLANPDFVDRLKDNAPLNDADHHTYYGGGLQGYTDYPALIESEGV; translated from the coding sequence ATGATTTCTCTTTTTTCTCCCGTTCAAGTAGGTCGCAATACTCTGTCCAATAAACTGGTCATGGCGCCTATGACCCGCTCTCGGGCTGACGCCTTCGGTGCCCCTGGTAATTTGGCTACCGAGTACTACTCGCAGCGCGCCAGCGTGGGTCTGATCGTTACTGAAGGGGCTCAGCCGTCGGACGAAGGTCAAGGCTATCTGAACACGCCAGGCATCTACACCGACGCACATGTTGCCGGGTGGAAGAAGGTCATCTCATCCGTCCATGCAGCCGATGGCCACATTTTTATCCAACTGATGCATGCCGGGCGCATGTCCCATCCCGATAACACGCTTCATCAGCGCCAAGGGGTGGCACCGTCTGCCATTCAACCGGCAACTTCCATGTTCACCAGCAAAGGAATGCAGCCTATTCCTGTGCCGCGCACCATGACTGTGGGGGACATTCGCCAGACTATTGAGGACTTTCGCTTTGCCGCGCGACAGGCCATCGCGGCTGGCGCTGACGGTGTTGAAGTCCATGGTGCGAACGCCTACTTGATCCAGCAATTTTTCGCTCCCAGTGCGAACACTCGCACCGATGAATACGGGGGCTCAATAGAGAATCGCGCACGCTTCGCTCTTGAAGTTGTTGCTGCTATCACCGAGGAAATCGGGGCTGACAGGACAGCCATCCGCCTTTCGCCCGGCACAACCATTTGGGGGATTGACGAAGGCATCGAAGGACCAGATCTGTATCGCTATCTGGTCGCAGAACTCGACAAAATGAATCTCGCTTATCTGCATGTTATGCATCAGGGGCACGAGCAGTTGCTGGTCGATATTCGAAGTCTCTGGAAACGAACATTGATCCTGAATCGCCCAGGACGTTCGCGTGAGGACATCGGTCTGGATGTGGCTTCGGGACTGGCCGACCTGGAATCCTATGGACAGATGGTCCTGGCGAATCCGGACTTTGTTGATCGCTTGAAGGATAATGCCCCCTTGAATGACGCAGACCATCACACGTACTACGGCGGTGGCTTGCAGGGTTACACGGATTACCCGGCCTTGATTGAGTCCGAGGGGGTTTGA
- a CDS encoding DUF1737 domain-containing protein, giving the protein MQKSPPEGLPIYRLLTGKDDASFCHRVSEALELGYQLYGSPAATFNGEFVVVAQAIIWSQDK; this is encoded by the coding sequence ATGCAGAAATCTCCTCCCGAAGGCTTGCCAATCTACCGGCTGCTGACAGGCAAAGACGACGCTTCGTTCTGTCATCGAGTATCTGAAGCGCTTGAGCTGGGTTACCAGCTGTATGGCTCGCCAGCTGCAACATTCAACGGCGAGTTTGTTGTAGTGGCCCAGGCCATCATCTGGAGCCAGGACAAGTAG
- a CDS encoding anti-virulence regulator CigR family protein: MFRYRSLIAAITSLALICGSASALADPGNGKGQGHGKGNQQNSQGHGSQGSQASKGKNSGGGDWDNGPSINRASILGIVGGYRDYWSPGPALPPGIQKNLARGKPLPPGIAKKLDSRLVGRLPHYDGYEWQQVGTDLILVALATGLVYEVLNGAFD; the protein is encoded by the coding sequence ATGTTCAGATATCGCTCGTTGATTGCAGCTATTACCAGTCTTGCGCTGATTTGCGGCTCAGCTTCTGCATTGGCCGATCCTGGTAACGGGAAGGGACAAGGGCACGGCAAGGGAAATCAGCAAAATAGCCAAGGTCATGGCAGCCAAGGCAGTCAGGCAAGCAAAGGAAAAAATTCAGGGGGCGGCGATTGGGATAATGGACCAAGCATCAATCGCGCAAGCATTCTTGGCATAGTTGGGGGGTATCGAGACTACTGGAGCCCTGGACCTGCCTTGCCACCCGGTATTCAAAAGAACCTGGCGCGAGGGAAGCCTCTTCCACCGGGGATCGCGAAAAAGCTGGATAGTCGGCTGGTCGGCAGGTTGCCTCACTATGACGGGTACGAATGGCAGCAAGTGGGCACTGACCTGATATTGGTTGCGCTGGCAACCGGGCTTGTCTATGAAGTCCTCAACGGTGCTTTCGATTGA
- a CDS encoding SDR family oxidoreductase, protein MRTMVVGASKGLGRALIEGLGEDGDTLIGVSRTRPERLMPKAGVQVRWIEADLGEPSKAVRVIEQGIAEGGLDTLIYNLGIWEEHAFSPAFDFLTGHDEQVEAIVSCNITSTILLIKRLLPTLLKSPNPRIILTGSTSGLPQSGRPEVAFGASKFALHGIADALREGYRQQRLGVTCLSLGYLNTDDGLNTSRAIAEQRGEGQLIPLHDVVQVVRMALSLSSASYVKELTLPAILDERF, encoded by the coding sequence ATGAGAACGATGGTTGTGGGTGCCAGCAAAGGATTGGGCAGGGCTTTGATCGAAGGGCTTGGAGAAGATGGCGACACCCTGATTGGCGTGTCTCGCACCCGCCCCGAACGCTTGATGCCCAAGGCTGGTGTTCAGGTGCGATGGATCGAGGCCGACCTCGGTGAGCCCTCAAAAGCCGTGCGGGTCATAGAGCAAGGCATCGCAGAGGGTGGACTGGATACGCTGATCTATAACCTGGGCATCTGGGAGGAGCATGCCTTTAGTCCGGCATTCGACTTCCTGACGGGTCATGACGAGCAGGTGGAGGCCATCGTCAGCTGCAACATCACCTCGACGATCCTGCTGATCAAGCGGCTGTTGCCGACGCTGCTGAAAAGCCCCAACCCTCGGATCATTCTGACCGGATCGACTTCAGGCCTGCCGCAGAGTGGGCGCCCAGAGGTCGCATTTGGTGCCTCCAAGTTCGCCCTGCACGGCATCGCCGACGCCCTGCGCGAAGGGTACAGGCAGCAGCGGCTGGGGGTGACCTGCCTGAGCCTGGGCTATCTCAATACCGATGACGGCCTGAACACATCGCGAGCGATTGCCGAGCAGCGAGGCGAAGGCCAACTGATCCCGCTGCACGATGTGGTACAGGTCGTACGCATGGCCTTGAGTCTGTCTTCGGCCAGCTATGTCAAGGAGCTCACCTTGCCGGCGATACTTGATGAGCGCTTCTGA
- a CDS encoding protein tyrosine phosphatase — MDVQVESLEGYTRGMPFQNWVPGTSGLLSLKQPRVYRSSQPYYDPVTGDTPQVIDAPVIEVLNKFNIRLIVSLNHYEIEEGRGLLGKYKIRYLFLGVKDFSAPTASKLDEACRQINTTIKEGHSALIYCGYGQGRTGTMMTAWEMFATEYCTEAVQEVFIKESTAEGASSDPEESTGQEEVLRSFYKQYISQRR; from the coding sequence ATGGACGTCCAGGTAGAAAGTTTAGAGGGTTATACTCGCGGAATGCCTTTTCAGAACTGGGTGCCTGGCACGAGTGGGTTGCTAAGCCTTAAACAGCCCAGGGTCTACAGAAGCTCCCAGCCCTATTATGACCCCGTCACAGGTGACACCCCGCAGGTGATTGATGCACCCGTGATAGAGGTGTTGAATAAGTTTAATATCAGGCTGATTGTTAGTTTGAATCACTACGAGATAGAAGAGGGGCGAGGGCTCCTGGGCAAGTATAAAATTCGTTATTTGTTTTTAGGGGTTAAAGATTTTTCGGCACCCACCGCGAGTAAGCTGGATGAGGCGTGTCGACAGATAAATACGACAATTAAGGAAGGGCATAGTGCTCTTATTTACTGTGGTTATGGTCAAGGGCGAACAGGGACCATGATGACGGCGTGGGAGATGTTCGCCACGGAATATTGCACTGAGGCGGTACAGGAGGTTTTTATTAAAGAGTCAACCGCAGAGGGTGCCAGTAGCGACCCTGAAGAGAGCACCGGTCAAGAAGAGGTGTTACGCAGCTTCTATAAGCAATACATTTCTCAGAGACGTTAA